DNA sequence from the Stenotrophomonas sp. 24(2023) genome:
TGGAACAGCTGGCGCCCTTGCGCGAAGGCGGCCTGCGCGTGCGCGATGCGATGGGCGAGGTGCAGCTCGGCCAGGCCGGCGCGGCCCTGCAGGCGAGCGTCACCATCGAGGACCCCGCGTTCTACCGCAAAGTGGCGGCACAAGGCAGCGTCGGCGCCGGTGAAAGCTACATCCAGGGTGACTGGCGCTGTGATGACCTGGTGGCCCTGGTGCGGCTGCTGGTGCGCAACCGCGACCTGCTCGATGGCATGGAACACGGCCCGGCCCGCATCGGCGGCTGGCTGCTGCGCGGCTGGAACCGCCTGCGCCGCAACAGCCGTGCCGGCAGCCGCCGCAACATCGCCGCCCATTACGACCTGGGCAACGACTTCTTCGCCCTGTTCCTGTCGCCGGACCTGATGTATTCCTCGGCCCTGTTCAGCCAGCCCGATGAACCACTGGAGGTGGCCTCGCGGCGCAAGCTGGACAGCATCTGCCAGCAGCTGCAGCTGCAGCCGGGCGATCGCGTGGTCGAGATCGGCACCGGCTGGGGGGGCTTCGCCGTGCATGCGGCGCGCCATTACGGCTGCCACGTGACCACCACCACCATTTCCGCCGAACAACATGCGCTGGCCGTGCAGCGCGTGCGGGACGCGGGCCTGCAGGACCGGGTGACGGTGCTGATGCACGACTACCGCGACCTGCAGGGCCAGTTCGACAAGCTGGTGTCGATCGAGATGATCGAAGCCATCGGTGCCGAGTACCTGGATACCTACATGGGCACGCTGCAGCGCCTGCTGCTGCCGCACGGCACCGCCCTGCTGCAGGCGATCACCATCGAGGACCACCGCTACGCACAGGCCCGGCGCAGCGTGGACTACATCAAGCGCTTCGTGTTTCCCGGCAGCTTCATTCCCTCGCTGGCGGCGATCATGGCCAGCAAGACGCGCGCCAGCGATCTGCAGCTGATCGCCCAGCACGATTTCGGCCATTCCTACGCACTGACCCTGCGCGCGTGGCGGCAGCGCTTCATGGCGCAGTTGCCGGCCGTGCGTGCGCAGGGTTTCGACGCGGCCTTCATCCGCCTGTGGGAGTTCTACCTGGCGTACTGCGAAGGCGGCTTCCTGGAGCGCTCGATCGGGGTGTCACACCTGCTGCTGGCCCGCCCCGGCCATCGCCCGGACGGCAATGCCGGAGGAGCGGGCTGACATGCGCCGCACCCTGCCCAACCTGCTCGGCAACCAGCTGGTCTGGCTGTGCGCGGTGGCCGGTGCCGGCCGCGGCTGGCAATGGCCGGCACTGCTGGCCGCCACGCTCTACGTCGGCAGCCAGCTGGCCACGGCCGCACAGCCGCGGGCAGAGCTGGGCGTCCTGCTGCTGGCGCTGGCGTGCGCCTGGCTGGTCGATGGCACGGCCGCCGCCAGCGGCGTGCTGCGCTATGCCGCCGCCCCCTGGGGATGGGCACCCCCTCCGTGGATCCTGGCGCTGTGGGCCGCCTTCGCGATGACCTTGAATGTCTCGATGGCGTTCCTGCAGCGGCACTGGCTGCTGGCGGCAGGCGTCGGCCTGCTGGCGCCACTGGCCTACCTGTCGGCGGCACGCGGGTTCGGCGCGGTGCAGTTCCAGCCGCCGGCGTGGCAGGGCCTGCTGCTGCTCGGCACCGGCTGGGCCATCGCCCTGCCCCTGCTCAGCCACGCGGCACGGCGCGCACGCGCCAGCGCCCCGCAACCGCCCGCACAGCAGGTGCAGCCATGAACGCGCTGCTCTGGGTCCTGCTGTATGCGCTGCTGGTGATGGTCTGGGGCTGGGCGTGGCAGCGTCGGCAGCGCAACATCGGCATCGTCGACGTGCTGTGGGCCAAGGGCGTGGCCGCCGCCGCGCTGCTGCTGGCCTGGCTGGGCGACGGCGCGCTGCTGCCGCGCCTGGCGCTGGCGGTGCTGGGCGGCCTGTGGGGCAGCCGGCTGGCCCTGCATCTGTGGCACCGGGTCCGCCACGAACCCGAGGACGGGCGCTATCGCTACCTGCGCGATCACTGGCAGGGTCATCAGGGAAAGATCTTCGCCTTCTTCATGGCGCAGGCGCTGCTGGTGCTGTTGTTTGCCCTGCCGTTCACCGCCGTGGCGGCCAACCCGCGCGCCGATGGCGGTGCATGGGTGGCCCTGGCCGTGCTGGTGTGGCTGTCGAGCGTGGGCGGCGAAGCACTGGCGGACCGACAGCTCGCCCGCTTCCGCGCCACCCCGGCCAATGCCGGCCGCACGTGCCGCGAAGGATTCTGGCGCTATTCCCGCCACCCCAACTACTTCTTCGAGTGGCTGCACTGGTTCACCTACGTCCTGCTGGCGGTCGGCTCCCCCCTGTGGTGGCTGGCGTGGGCCGGGCCGGTGGTGATGTACGTGTTCCTGCGCTACCTGAGCGGCGTGCCGTTCACCGAAAAGCAGGCCCTGCGCAGCCGTGGCGAGGATTACCGCGCCTACCAGCGCGATACGCCGATGTTCTTCCCCTGGTTTCCCCGTCCCCCTTCGCCACCGCAGGAACGCCACCCATGACTGCCACGTCCTCGATTCCCGCCCCCGCTGACCGCGAAACCGGACTGGCCGGCTGGGCCGAACGCGGCTGGGTGCCCGATGCCGCGCTGCGCTGGGGGATCCGCCGGCTGTGCGCGCAGCGCCTGCAGGAAGAGCGGGCGGGCGGCCAGCAGGCACAGGCCGAGCAGTTCGCACGGCGCATCGCCGAACTGGCCGGCAGTCCGCTGGCGCTGCACACCGATGCCGCCAACCGGCAGCACTATGAAGTCCCGGCCGCGTTCTTCCAGGCCTGCCTGGGCAGGCGCCTGAAGTACAGCAGCTGCTATTACCGCACCGGCACGGAAACCCTGGACCAGGCCGAGGACGCCATGCTGGCGCTGTATGGCCAGCGCGCCGGGCTGGCCGACGGGCAGGAGATCCTGGAACTGGGCTGTGGCTGGGGTTCGCTGACGCTGTGGATGGCCGAGCGCTACCCGGGGGCGCGCATCACCGCGGTATCCAACTCGCACAGCCAGCGTGCCTACATCCTGGCGCAGTGCCAGGCCCGTGGGCTGGACAACGTGCAGGTGATGACCTGCGACGTGAACCAGCTGGCGCTGCCGTCGGGCCGCT
Encoded proteins:
- a CDS encoding class I SAM-dependent methyltransferase; the encoded protein is MTATSSIPAPADRETGLAGWAERGWVPDAALRWGIRRLCAQRLQEERAGGQQAQAEQFARRIAELAGSPLALHTDAANRQHYEVPAAFFQACLGRRLKYSSCYYRTGTETLDQAEDAMLALYGQRAGLADGQEILELGCGWGSLTLWMAERYPGARITAVSNSHSQRAYILAQCQARGLDNVQVMTCDVNQLALPSGRFDRCVSVEMFEHMRNYDRLLGNIARWLRCDGALFVHIFAHRTLMYPFETAGEDNWMGRHFFTGGLMPAADTLLHFQQDLQLQQRWLLDGTHYQRTANHWLANQDAHRATLMPVLQQAYGDGAPVWWHRWRMFWMACAELFGYDGGQQWLVAHYLFRPR
- a CDS encoding DUF2878 domain-containing protein → MRRTLPNLLGNQLVWLCAVAGAGRGWQWPALLAATLYVGSQLATAAQPRAELGVLLLALACAWLVDGTAAASGVLRYAAAPWGWAPPPWILALWAAFAMTLNVSMAFLQRHWLLAAGVGLLAPLAYLSAARGFGAVQFQPPAWQGLLLLGTGWAIALPLLSHAARRARASAPQPPAQQVQP
- a CDS encoding DUF1295 domain-containing protein gives rise to the protein MNALLWVLLYALLVMVWGWAWQRRQRNIGIVDVLWAKGVAAAALLLAWLGDGALLPRLALAVLGGLWGSRLALHLWHRVRHEPEDGRYRYLRDHWQGHQGKIFAFFMAQALLVLLFALPFTAVAANPRADGGAWVALAVLVWLSSVGGEALADRQLARFRATPANAGRTCREGFWRYSRHPNYFFEWLHWFTYVLLAVGSPLWWLAWAGPVVMYVFLRYLSGVPFTEKQALRSRGEDYRAYQRDTPMFFPWFPRPPSPPQERHP
- a CDS encoding cyclopropane-fatty-acyl-phospholipid synthase family protein, encoding MSNLTPSVVLPRPGALDAFLRRRLLEQLAPLREGGLRVRDAMGEVQLGQAGAALQASVTIEDPAFYRKVAAQGSVGAGESYIQGDWRCDDLVALVRLLVRNRDLLDGMEHGPARIGGWLLRGWNRLRRNSRAGSRRNIAAHYDLGNDFFALFLSPDLMYSSALFSQPDEPLEVASRRKLDSICQQLQLQPGDRVVEIGTGWGGFAVHAARHYGCHVTTTTISAEQHALAVQRVRDAGLQDRVTVLMHDYRDLQGQFDKLVSIEMIEAIGAEYLDTYMGTLQRLLLPHGTALLQAITIEDHRYAQARRSVDYIKRFVFPGSFIPSLAAIMASKTRASDLQLIAQHDFGHSYALTLRAWRQRFMAQLPAVRAQGFDAAFIRLWEFYLAYCEGGFLERSIGVSHLLLARPGHRPDGNAGGAG